Below is a genomic region from Actinoallomurus bryophytorum.
CTTCGCGGTGCCCTGTCGGACCGGGCTCGTCACGGCCGCGTGCACGTGATGTCGGCCCTGGTCGAGGGCGACACGCCCAAGACCAAGGACGCGGTCACCGCGCTGCGCTCGATCAGCGAGGCCGAGAAGATCCTGTTGGTCCTCGACCGTGAGGACAGCGTGAGCTGGCTGAGCATCCGCAACGTCGCCGAGGTGCACGTGCTGATGGCCGACCAGCTCAACACGTACGACGTGCTCTGTAATGACGAGATCGTCTTCACCGAGCAGTCGTACCGGGCCTTTCTCGCCAAGGCGCTGGGTCAACACAGCGTCGACCACGTCGGTGGGAAGGAGAAGGCCAAGTGAGCAGGATCACCGACCCGCGCGACGTTCTCATCGCACCCGTCATCTCTGAGAAGAGCTACGGACTGCTGGACGAGAACAAATACACGTTCGAGGTTCGCCCGGACGCCAACAAGACCCAGATCAGGCAGGCCGTTGAGTCCGTCTTCGGGGTCAAGGTGACCGGCGTGAACACGCTCAACCGGTCGGGTAAGCGCAAGCGCACCCGGTTCGGTTATGGCAAGCGCAAGGACACCAAGCGGGCCATCGTGAGCCTGGCCGAGGGTGAGCGGATCGAGATCTTCGGAGGCGCGGTCTCATGACCCTCTCCTCCGTGGCGTACGGCTCCCGTGAGGGAGCGCAGGTGCGCGACCTCCGGACCCCGAGCATCGCGGAGGGCCGGTCCGGATCGGTAAACCGTCCGAAGACAGACAAGGGATGAACGAAAAAGATGGGCATCCGTAAGTACAAGCCGACGACTCCCGGTCGCCGCGGTTCGAGTGTGGCCGACTTTGTCGAGGTCACCCGGACCGAGCCGGAAAAGTCGCTGGTGCGTCCGCTTCCCAAGAAGGGCGGCCGTAACGTTCACGGCCGTATCACCACCCGGCATCAGGGCGGCGGTCACAAGCGGGCGTACCGGGTCATCGACTTTCGGCGCGCCGACAAAGACGGCGTGCCGGCCAAGGTCGCGCACATCGAGTACGACCCGAACCGCACCGCGCGGATCGCACTGCTGCACTACGCCGACGGGGAGAAGCGCTACATCCTCTGCCCGACCGGTGTGAAGCAGGGCGACCGCGTCGAGAACGGTCCGACCGCCGACATCAAGCCGGGCAACTGCCTGCCGCTGCGCAACATACCGACCGGTACGGTCGTGCACGCGATCGAGCTTCGGCCCGGTGGCGGCGCCAAGCTGGCCCGTTCGGCCGGCTCCGGCGCTCAGCTGCTGGCCAAGGAGGGCAAGTACGCCACGCTGCGTATGCCCTCGGGCGAGATGCGGATGGTGGACCTGCGCTGCCGCGCCACGGTAGGTGAGGTCGGCAACTCAGAGCAGTCCAACATCAACTGGGGCAAGGCCGGCCGCATGCGGTGGAAGGGCAAGCGCCCGACCGTCCGCGGCGTCGCGATGAACCCGATCGACCACCCGCACGGCGGTGGTGAGGGCAAGACCTCAGGTGGCCGTCACCCGTCCAGCCCGTGGGGCCAGCCAGAGGGTCGCACCCGGAAGGCGAACAAGCCGTCCGACCGGCTCATCGTCCGACGTCGTAGCAAGAAGAAGCGGTAGGAGTTGTCCGATGCCACGTAGCCTCAAGAAGGGCCCGTTCGTCGATGACCACCTGATCAAGAAGGTGGACACGCAGAACGAGAAGGGCACCAAGAACGTCATCAAGACGTGGTCGCGGCGCTCCATGATCGTGCCCGACATGCTCGGTCACACGATCGCCGTGCACGACGGCCGCAAGCACGTCCCGGTGTTCATCACCGAGGCGATGATCGGCCACAAGCTTGGAGAGTTCGCCCCGACGCGGACGTTCAAGGGCCACATCAAGGACGACCGCCGCAGTCGGCGCGGCTGACCGTAAGTATCGAGAGCGAGGAAACAGCGATGGAAGCCAGGGCCCAGGCGCGGTACGCCCGCGTCACGCCCAGAAAGGCCCGCCGCGTGGTGGACCTCATCCGCGGTATGCAAGCCGCGGAGGCTCAGGCGGTGCTGCGGTTCGCCCCCCAGGCTGCGAGCGAGCCGGTGTACAAGGTGCTCTCGAGCGCCATCGCCAACGCCGAGCACAACGACAAGCTCGACGCCGACACGCTCTGGGTGAGCCGGGCGTGGGTCGATGAGGGCCCGACGCTCAAGCGCTACCGCCCGCGTTCGATGGGGCGTGCGTACCGCATCAACAAGCGCACCAGCCACATCACGGTCGTGGTCGAGTCACGGCCCGAGGGCAACAAGGCCGGCGCCGGCAAGAACGCCGGGAACACCGGCCGTAAGCAGACGAGGAGGACCCGCTAGTGGGGCAGAAGGTAAACCCGCACGGGTTCCGACTGGGCATCACCACCGACTTCAAGAGCCGGTGGTACGCCGACAAGCTGTACAAGGACTACGTCAAGGAAGACGTGTCGATTCGCCGGATGCTGACCCGCGGCATGGACCGCGCGGGCATTTCCAAGGTCGAGATCGAGCGCACCCGTGACCGCGTCCGCGTCGACATCCACACCGCGCGTCCCGGCATCGTGATCGGCCGCCGGGGTGCCGAGGCCGACCGCATCCGCGGCGACCTGGAGAAGCTGACCGGCAAGCAGGTCCAGCTGAACATCCTCGAGGTCAAGAACCCCGAGATCGACGCGCAGCTCGTCGCGCAGGGCGTTGCTGAGCAGCTGTCCAGCCGAGTCGCGTTCCGCCGTGCCATGCGTAAGGCGATCCAGAGCGCCATGAAGAGCGGCGCCAAGGGCATCAAGGTGCAATGCGGCGGCCGCCTCGGCGGCGCCGAGATGTCACGCTCGGAGTTCTACCGCGAGGGCCAGGTGCCCCTGCACACGCTCCGCGCCGACATCGACTACGGCTTCTACGAGGCGCGTACGACCTTCGGCCGGATCGGTGTGAAGGTCTGGATCTACAAGGGTGAGGCGCCGACGAGCCGCGCCGAGCGCGAGGCGCAGGCCGCCAAGGAGCGTGCCGCCGGTGGCGGCGGTCGCCGTGAGCGGCCGCAGCGCCGTGGCGGCGGCGGCGGTGGTGGCGGCGGCGAGCGTGGCGGCGGCCGTGGCGGCCGTGGTGGCGAGCGTGGCGGCGACCGCGGTGGCCGGCAGCAGCAGGCCCCCGCGAGCGCGCCCGCCGAACAGCAGCAGGCGACTGAGGCGGCTGCGCCGTCCAGCGCGGGTGAGGGGAGCTGAATTACCAATGCTGATCCCTCGCAGGGTCAAGCACCGCAAGCAGCACCACCCGAAGCGGCGTGGCAAGGCCAAGGGCGGCACCAAGGTCGTCTTCGGTGAGTTCGGCATCCAGGCCGTCGAGGGTTCGTACGTGACCAACCGGCAGATCGAGGCCGCACGTATCGCCATGACCCGGCACATCAAGCGTGGCGGAAAGGTGTGGATCAACATCTACCCCGACCGTCCGCTGACCAAGAAGCCCGCCGAGACCCGCATGGGTTCCGGTAAGGGCTCGCCGGAGTGGTGGGTCGCGAACGTCAAGCCCGGACGAGTGATGTTCGAGCTCGCCGGCGTCCCGGAGGAGCTCGCTCGCGAGGCGCTTCGCCGCGCGATGCACAAGCTCCCGATGAAGTGCAAATTCGTGAAGCGTGAAGTGGGTGAGGCGTGATGGCCAGCAACAGCCTTACCGCCGACGATCTGCGGTCTCAGCCCGAGGAGGAGCTGGTCACCAAGCTGAAGGAGGCCAAGGAGGAGCTGTTCAACCTCCGCTTCCAGGCGGCTACGGGCCAGCTTGAGACTCACGGACGGCTGCGCGAAGTGAAGCGGGAGATTGCCCGCATTTACACAGTGATGCGGGAGCGGGAGCTCGGCATCGTCGTGCTGACCGAGGAGCCCGCGGAGGAGTCCACCGATGAGTGACCAGAACACCGAGACGCGGAGCTACCGCAAGATCCGTGAGGGTCTGGTGGTCAGCGACAAGATGGACAAGACCGTTGTGGTCGCCGTCGAGGACCGTGTCAAGCACGCGCTGTACGGCAAGATCATTCGCCGTACGACAAAGTACAAGGCGCACGATGAGTCCAACGCCTGTGGCATCGGCGACCGGGTCCGTTTGATGGAGACCCGTCCGCTGTCCGCCACCAAGCGCTGGCGCGTCGTGGAGATCCTTGAGAAGGCCAAATAGTTGGCAGTCGCGCCGAGCGACTGAGGATCGAATCCGCCAGGCTCAACTGAGAACCGGCGAGAATAAACAGGAGTTGACGTGATCCAGCAGGAGTCGCGACTCAAGGTCGCCGACAACACGGGTGCCAAGGAGATCCTTTGCATCCGGGTTCTCGGCGGCTCGGGTCGGCGCTATGCGGGCATCGGCGACATCATCGTCGCGACCGTGAAGGACGCCCTTCCCGGAGCAGGCGTGAAGAAGGGTGATGTCGTTAAGGCCGTCGTCGTGCGCACCCGCAAGGAGCGCCGCCGTCCCGACGGCTCCTACATCCGCTTCGACGAGAACGCGGCTGTGCTCATCAGGGACGGCGGAGACCCGCGCGGTACGCGCATCTTCGGGCCGGTCGGCCGGGAGCTGCGCGACAAGAGGTTCATGCGCATCATCTCGCTCGCGCCGGAGGTGCTCTGATGAAGATCAAGAAGGGCGATGACGTCATCGTCATCGCAGGCAAGGACAAGGGCGCGACCGGCAAGGTCATCGCCGCCGACCCCAAGCGTGAGCGCGTGGTCGTCGAAGGCGTGAACATGGTGAAGCGCCACACCAAGGAGACGAACCAGGGACCGCGCGGCGCCAAGGAGGGCGGGATCGTCACCAAGGAAGGTGCGATCCACGTCAGCAAGGTGGCGCTCGCCGAGGACGGCAAGCCCACCCGCGTCGGTTACCGCATCGACGACGACGGCGCGAAGGTTCGTATTTCGCGCCGTTCCGGTAAGGACATCTGATGACTGCGGACACGACCACACAGGCAACTCCGAAGCCTCGCCTCAAGCAGCGCTACCGCGACGAGATCGCCAAGGCGATGCGCGAGGAGTTCGGCTACGCCAACGTGATGCAGATTCCCGGGTTGACCAAGGTGAAGGTCAACATGGGTGTCGGTGACGCCGCCCGCGACTCGAAGCTCATCGAGGGCGCGGTACGCGACCTGACCACCATTACCGGGCAGAAGCCCGCCGTGGCCCACGCGAAGAAGTCGATCGCGCAGTTCAAGCTGCGCGAGGGCATGCCGATCGGTGCGCACGTGACCCTCCGCGGTGACCGCATGTGGGAGTTCCTCGACCGGCTGCTCTCGCTGGCCCTGCCGCGTATCCGTGACTTCCGTGGCCTGTCGCCCAAGCACTTCGACGGCAACGGCAACTACACGTTCGGGCTCACCGAGCAGGTGATGTTCCACGAGATCGACCCGGACAAGGTCGACCGTCAGCGCGGTATGGACATCACGATCGTGACCACCGCGACGACCGACGACGAGGGCCGGGCGCTTCTGCGGCACCTGGGCTTTCCGTTCCGAGAGAACTAGCCGGCGGCCGTCGCCGGGTTCGGCGGCGACCGTCAGTTATGAGGAGATTAGATGGCGAAGAAGGCTCTGATCGCCAAGGCGAACCGGAAGCCCAAGCACAGCGTGCGCGCCTACACTCGGTGCTCGCGCTGTGGGCGTCCGCGCGCGGTCTACCGCAAGTTCGGCCTGTGCCGGATCTGCTTCCGGGAGATGGCGCATCGCGGCGAGCTGCCCGGCATCACCAAGTCCAGCTGGTAAGGCCGGCTGAGCACTGCGGCCGACCAGCATTTCAATAATGACCAACCGGGTGCCTGAGCAAGGCATCCACGACCACGTCGAAGGTCCGTCACGTGCCAATCACGTACGGAAACCGCGGCGAGGAGGGCCCAGTAGGCCATGACGATGACCGACCCGATCGCAGACATGTTGACGCGTCTGCGGAACGCGAATTCGGCGTACCACGACACCGTGAACATGCCGTACTCGAAGATCAAGGCGCACATCGCCGAGATCCTCCAGCAGGAGGGTTACATCTCGGGATGGAGCGTCGAGGACGCCGAGGTCGGCAAGAAGCTTGTGGTCGACCTCAAGTTCGGCCCGAGCCGTGAGCGTTCGATCGCCGGACTCAAGCGGGTGTCCAAGCCGGGCCTGCGGGTCTACGCGAAGAAGGACAACCTGCCGAAGGTCCTCGGTGGTCTCGGCGTCGCGATCATCTCGACGTCTTCTGGCTTGATGACCGACCGGCAGGCCGGCCGTAATGGTGTGGGCGGGGAAGTCCTCGCCTACGTTTGGTAAGGGGAGGGAAACAGCATGTCGCGCATCGGACGTCTGCCCATCCCCGTCCCCGGCGGCGTCGACATCAAGGTCGACGGCCAGGTGGTCACGGTCAAGGGGCCCAAGGGCGAACTTCAGCACACGGTGGCCCGGCCGATCGAGGTCGTCCAGGAGGACGGCAACGTGAAGGTCGGCCGCCCCAGCGATGAGGGACCGGTCCGTGCACTGCACGGTCTGACCCGCACGCTGATCAACAACATGGTCGTCGGAGTGACGCAGGGATACAGCAAGACGCTGGAGATCGTCGGCGTCGGCTACCGCGTCCAGGCCAAGGGCAGCAACCTCGAGTTCTCCCTTGGCTTCAGCCACCCGATCACGGTGGAGCCGCCGGCGGGCATCACCTTCCGCGTCGAACGGCCGACCCAGTTCGTGGTCGAGGGCATCGACAAGCAGAAGGTCGGCGAGGTCGCCGCGAATATCCGCAAACTGCGCAAGCCCGACCCGTACAAGGGCAAGGGCGTGCGTTACCAAGGCGAGCAGATCCGCCGCAAGGTCGGAAAGGCTGGGAAGTAGTCGTGCCTGTGAGCAAGACTCAGGTCCGGAAGCGGACCTCGGCGCGCGCCGCGTCGCGGTCCCGCCGGCACCTGCGCGTCCGCAAGAAGATCCAGGGCAGCGCCGAGAGGCCGCGCCTGGTCGTAACGAAGTCGGCGCGGCACATGTCCGCGCAGATCATCGACGACATCGCCGGCCGTACGCTGGTGTCCGCGTCGACGCTCGACTCCACGCTCCGTACGGACGAGGGCGACAAGACGGCCAAGGCACGCAAGGTCGGCGAGATTCTGGCCGAGCGCGCCAAGGAGGCCGGCATCGGCAGCGTGGTCTTCGACCGCGCCGGGCACCGATACCACGGTCGCATCGCGGCTCTGGCCGACGGTGCGCGCGAGAGTGGGCTGGAGCTCTGATGGCCCGCTCGCAGCAACTGATGGACGAGAAGAGGAACCACTAATGGCAGCACCACGTCGTGGCGGCGGCGAGCGGCGCGACCGGCGTGATGATCGCCGGGGTGGCGCCGACAAGGGCCAGTCGTACATCGAGCGTGTCGTAGCGATCAACCGTGTCGCGAAGGTCGTCAAGGGCGGCCGCCGCTTCAGCTTCACCGCGCTGGTCGTGGTGGGCGACGGCAACGGCACCGTGGGTGTCGGCTATGGCAAGGCCAAGGAGGTGCCCGCGGCGATCGCCAAGGGTGTCGAAGAGGCCAAGAAGCACTTCTTCAAGGTGCCGCGTATCCAGGGCACCATCCCGCACACCAGCCAGGGTGAGGAGGCCGCGGGAGTCGTACTCCTGAAGCCGGCCAGCCCCGGTACCGGCGTCATCGCGGGTGGCCCCGTGCGCGCCGTGCTGGAGTGCGCGGGCATCCACGACGTCCTGTCCAAGTCGCTGGGCTCCTCCAACGCGATCAACATCGTCCACGCGACGGTGGCCGCGCTGAAGCAGCTCAACCGGCCTGAGGAGATCGCGGCCAAGCGCGGCCTGCCGATCGAGGACGTCGCCCCCGCCGCCATGCTCAAGGCTCGCGCGGCCGGGAGCGAGGCTCGCCAGGAGGTCGGCTCATGACCAACCTGAAGATCACTCAGGTGAAGTCGCAGATCGGTGGCAAGCAGTACCAGCGTGAGACGCTGCGCACCCTGGGGCTCAAGCGGATCGGCCAGAGCGTCGTCCGCGAGGACCGCCCCGAGGTGCTCGGGATGATCCAGACCGTACGCCACCTGGTCACGGTCGAGGAGGTTGACTGATGGGAGCGGAGACTCCGCTGCGGCCGCACCACCTGCGGCCCGCACCGGGCGCTCACAAGTCCAAGACCCGTAAGGGCCGTGGCGAGGCGTCCAAGGGCAAGACCGCCGGACGCGGCACCAAGGGCACCAAGGCACGCGGTTCGGTGCCGGCCGGGTTCGAAGGCGGTCAGATGCCTCTGATCCGCCGGGTTCCGAAGCTCAAGGGCTTCAAGAACCCCTTCCGTGTCGAATACCAGGTCGTCAACCTGGGACGACTCGCCGAGCTCTACCCTGAGGGTGGCGAGGTTACGCCGGACGATCTGGCGGCGAAGGGCGCAGTGCGCTCGGGCCGTCCGGTCAAGATTCTCGGCACTGGTGACATCTCCGTAACGGTGCAGGTCAAGGCGCATGCCTTCTCCGGTTCCGCCAAGGAGAAGATCACGGGTGCCGGGGGCAGCATCGAAGAACTGTGAGCACAAGCCCTTGTGGGAATCGCCCCCGCCAGTACCCGGCGGGGGCGTCAGCCCATGCAAGGGCTGTTAGAGTTCGATCGGCGGCTATCGCCGTCGCCTACCATCGACCGGGGCCCGTCTGTGGCCATTGGCCGGAATTCGCGCAGGAGGAATGGTGCTGACCGCGTTCTCTCGGGCGTTCCGAACACCCGACCTGCGCAAGAAGCTTGTCTTCACGCTCTTCATCATGGCGGTGTTCCGGCTGGGTTCCCAGCTGCCGGCGCCAGGCGTGAACACAGGTGCCATCCATCGCTGTGTCGATGTGGCGACCAAGGGTGCCAACGGCAATATTTACGGGTTGGTCAACCTGTTCAGTGGCGGTGCGCTGCTGAAGCTGTCGATCTTCGCGCTGGGCATCATGCCCTACATCACCGCGAGCATCATCCTGCAGCTGCTGACCGTGGTGATCCCGCGTCTGGAGGTCCTCCGTAAGGAGGGTCAGGCCGGCACCACGAAGATCACGCAGTACACGCGTTACCTGACGATCGGTCTGGCGATCCTCCAGGGCACCGGCATCGTCGCCATGGCGAGCACCGGCAACCTGTTGCAGGGCTGCACCGAAGAGCTTCTGTGGAACAAGAGCTGGTTCACCATCGTCACGCTGGTGATCGTCATCACCGCGGGTACGTCGGTGATCATGTGGCTGGGCGAGCTGGTCACGGACCGCGGCATCGGCAACGGCATGTCGATCCTGATCTTCACCCAGGTCGTCGCCGTCTTCCCGAGCGAGTTCTGGAACATCTACAAGACCAAGCACGGCTTCGTCTTCGCGATCGTGCTGCTGGTCGGTGTGGCGATCGTCGCCGGTGTGGTGTTCGTCGAGCAGGCTCAGCGCCGTATCCCGGTGCAGTACGCCAAGCGAATGGTCGGCCGCCGGATGTACGGCGGCACGTCGACCTACATCCCGCTCAAGGTCAACCAGGCCGGTGTCATCCCGGTCATCTTCGCCTCGTCCCTGCTGTACCTCCCGCAGCTCGTGGTGCAGATGTGGCACAGCACCAACCCGGTCAGCACCTTCATCTCGAAGTACCTGGTCAAGGGTGACCACCCCATTTACATGGGCATCTACTTCGTTTTGATCATTTTCTTCACGTACTTCTACGTCGCGATCACGTTCAACCCGACCGAGGTCGCCGACAACATGAAGAAGTACGGCGGCTTCATCCCCGGGATCCGGCCCGGCCGGCCGACCGCGGAGTACCTCGACTACGTGCTGACCCGTATCACCGCACCGGGCGCGCTCTACCTGGGGCTCATCTCGCTGATCCCGATGATCGCGTTCGGGCTCATCGGCGCCAGCCAGAACTTCCCCTTCGGTGGCACGAGCATTCTGATCATGGTCGGTGTCGGGCTGGACACGGTCAAGCAGATCGAGAGCCAACTCCAGCAACGCAACTACGAGGGCTTCCTGCGGTAGTGCGAATCGTGCTCGTGGGCCCCCCCGGAGCGGGCAAGGGGACACAGGCCCAATTCATCGCATCGCACCTGTCGATCCCGAAGATTTCGACAGGTGACATTTTCCGCGCGAACGTAAGCGGAAACACCCCTTTGGGGCAGAAGGCCAAGGAGTACATGGACCGTGGTGACCTCGTCCCGGATGAGGTCACCATCGCCATGGTGAGGGACCGCCTGGCCGAAGACGACGCGCAGGAGGGATTCCTGCTCGACGGCTTCCCGCGCAACGTCCCGCAGGCGGAGACGCTCAAGAAGATCCTGTCCGAGATGGACCGCAAGCTCGACCTCGTGCTCGAGCTGGTGGTCGACGACGACGAGGTCGTACGCCGGCTGTCGGGCCGCCGTACCTGCCGTAAGTGCGGCCGGATCTGGCACGTGGCCTTCGACCCGCCGACCAAGGACGGCGTCTGCGACGTCTGCGGGGGAGAGCTGTTCCAGCGCGACGACGACCGCGAGGAGACCATCAGGCATCGTCTGGAGGTCTATCAGGAACAGACCGCACCTCTTGCGTCGTTCTACGCGGATGAGGGCATCTTGGTGGGCCTGGACGCCACTGGGCCCGTCGAAGAGGTCACGGAGCGGGCGCTCGCCGCGCTCCGCCGGTTCGCCGCCTGACGGACCGGCACGCACGGAGCGCCCACGCGGTCATCCTCGAACCAACCCCTGACCCAGGTGCGGAGCGACAGAGTGTGGAAGAAGCGTAAGCCGGCCATCCAGATCAAGTCGCGGGACGAGCTCGCGGTCATGCGCGAGGCCGGTCTCGTCGTCGGCCGTACCCTCCAGCGGCTCACCGAGGCGGTCCGGCCGGGGATCACCACCGCCGACCTGGACGCGATCGCGGAGGAGTCCATCCGCTCCCAGGGCGCGACACCCTCGTTCAAGGGCTACCACGGCTTCCCGGCCAGCATCTGCACCTCGATCAACGAGGAGATCGTGCACGGCATCCCGAGCCCGGGCAAGGTCCTGCACGAGGGCGACATCATCTCCATCGACTGCGGTGCGATCTTCGACGGCTGGCACGGCGACTCGGCGGTGACCGTCCCGGTCGGCGAGATCACCCCCGAGCTCCGGCGGCTGATCGAGGTCTGCGAGGAGTCGATGTGGCGCGGCATCGGCGCGGGCGTGGCCGAGGGCCGGCTGAGCGATATCGGTAATGCGGTCGAGACCTATGTGCGTGCCGAGGGCGACTATGGCATCGTCGAGGAGTACGTCGGCCACGGGATCGGTACCGAGATGCACATGGACCCGCCAGTGCCCAACTACGGCGAGGCCGGTTATGGGCCAAGCCTGGTCCCC
It encodes:
- a CDS encoding adenylate kinase, translated to MRIVLVGPPGAGKGTQAQFIASHLSIPKISTGDIFRANVSGNTPLGQKAKEYMDRGDLVPDEVTIAMVRDRLAEDDAQEGFLLDGFPRNVPQAETLKKILSEMDRKLDLVLELVVDDDEVVRRLSGRRTCRKCGRIWHVAFDPPTKDGVCDVCGGELFQRDDDREETIRHRLEVYQEQTAPLASFYADEGILVGLDATGPVEEVTERALAALRRFAA
- the map gene encoding type I methionyl aminopeptidase, with amino-acid sequence MWKKRKPAIQIKSRDELAVMREAGLVVGRTLQRLTEAVRPGITTADLDAIAEESIRSQGATPSFKGYHGFPASICTSINEEIVHGIPSPGKVLHEGDIISIDCGAIFDGWHGDSAVTVPVGEITPELRRLIEVCEESMWRGIGAGVAEGRLSDIGNAVETYVRAEGDYGIVEEYVGHGIGTEMHMDPPVPNYGEAGYGPSLVPGMCFAVEPMINLGTAATLLLDDEWTVITDDRRSSAHFEHTFAVTEDGPWVLTALDGGAAHGYRSRDERIKDGAQS